A window of Parasynechococcus marenigrum WH 8102 contains these coding sequences:
- the hisG gene encoding ATP phosphoribosyltransferase codes for MITVALAKGALLKDSAARFAAAGLDFSAALDKDNRQLMLPTPCGRARALLVRNGDVPTYVAYGQAQLGVVGYDVLREHQLPVAQLVDLGFGGCRMAVAVKASSGYERAADLPPHCRVASKFTHCAREYFDGLDLPVELVHLNGSVELGPITGMSEAIVDLVATGRTLRDNGLVAIEDLFHTTARLVGHPLSMRLDDGSLNAIVEAVRTASAAAGAAG; via the coding sequence ATGATCACCGTCGCGTTGGCCAAAGGAGCGCTGCTCAAGGATTCCGCGGCTCGGTTTGCGGCCGCAGGTCTTGATTTTTCGGCGGCTCTGGACAAGGACAACCGCCAGCTGATGCTGCCCACCCCCTGCGGTCGAGCCCGGGCACTGCTGGTGCGCAACGGTGATGTGCCGACTTACGTGGCCTACGGCCAGGCCCAGCTTGGTGTGGTTGGCTATGACGTGCTGCGGGAGCACCAATTGCCGGTGGCGCAGCTGGTGGATCTGGGTTTCGGAGGCTGTCGCATGGCCGTGGCCGTCAAGGCCAGCAGCGGGTACGAACGGGCGGCGGACCTGCCGCCCCACTGCCGGGTGGCGAGCAAGTTCACCCATTGCGCCCGTGAATACTTCGATGGGCTCGATCTACCGGTGGAGCTGGTGCATTTGAATGGCTCTGTCGAGCTCGGGCCCATCACCGGCATGTCCGAAGCGATCGTGGATCTGGTGGCGACGGGGCGCACCCTGCGGGACAACGGGCTGGTGGCCATCGAGGATCTGTTCCACACCACGGCCCGCTTGGTTGGTCACCCCCTGTCGATGCGGCTGGATGATGGGTCTTTGAACGCCATTGTTGAGGCGGTCCGCACGGCTTCAGCCGCTGCCGGAGCCGCCGGATGA